Part of the Bacteroidota bacterium genome is shown below.
AAACATCTTTTATTATTTATTTTTTGCAGCCCTATCATACTAATTTCAATAAACGATTGGTTAAAACACCTAAACTTTATTTTTATGATACCGGCCTCGCCTGTAATTTATTGGGTATTGATGCCCCAACGCAACTGACAAGTCATTGGGCAAAGGGTGGGCTTTTCGAAAATTTTGTGATAAATGAATTAATTAAAGAGCGGATGAATAAAGGGCTAAAACCACAGCTCTATTTTTGGCGGGATAATACGGGCAATGAAGTAGATTTATTAATTCAGGAAAAAGGTAAAATAAAAGCTGTCGAAATTAAATCATCAAAAACATATAACCCCCAGTTTTTTAAAGGGCTTGGTTATTATGCAAAGCTTTCGGGAATAAAAAAAGCGAATTGTTTTCTGGTTTATAGCGGAGAAAATGAATTAAAAACATCGAACGGGCAATTGTTAAATTGGACAAATACCTGCAATATTTAAATAGGGCAATGATGTAATGGGTGAAACATTGCCTGTTATTAAAAGGATATTCAAATCACTTCCAACCGATTAACTAAATGCCTATTTTGGCTATATTTATACATGGCTTTCTTATAAAAAAGCGGCAGAGCCGCGAAAATATTTATATAGTAAAAAATCGAAAAGCATTTTATCCAACCCTAAATCACAACAATGATCATCTACATTATCGCCATCGGAATTTCCCTGATGATCCTGGAGCGTATTATTCCCGATCAAAAGCTGCCGCACGTTAAAGGCTGGTGGACACGGGTTATCATCCTTAATATTTGTCAGATCGGCGTTATATTTTTAGGAAAAGTGAGTTGGGATACCTGGTTCCAGGGAAGGTCGCTGGTTCATTTGCCGGCTTCGTTAAATGAACCGGAGGGTGGTTTTATCGCTTATTTGGTATTAACGTTTGTGTTTTACTGGTGGCACAGGTGGAGACATACCATTAATATTTTATGGTTACTTATGCATCAGGTTCATCATAGCCCTCAACGCATCGAAACAATCACTTCCTTTTTTAAACATCCGTTGGAAATCATTTGTAATTCTATAATTATAGGTCTTGTTAATTTTAGTCTCCTTGGTTTAAGTATGGAAGCGGCTGCCTGGTGTATACTGTACTCCGCGCTGGGTGAATATGTCTATCATATGAATATTAAAACACCACATTGGATGGGTTATATTTTTCAGCGTCCGGAGATGCACCGTATTCATCACGAAAGGAATAGGCATTTTAATAATTTTTCCGACATTCCGCTCTGGGATATGCTTTTTGGTACATTTGAAAATCCAAAGACAAATGATAAACCATGCGGGTTCAAGCCCGAACGCGAAGAAAAATTGGTTGAAATGCTGTTGTTTAAGAATGTGAATAATCAGTATACGTCAACCAAAAATAAATGAGAAAATATATTTATATACTTATTGTAATTATTGGGTTACTGCAGGCTATTGGTTTCCTGCTGGGCAATAAAATTATCAGGGGGATGGGAACTGTTTCGGGCTCATCGCCGCTGCCGCTTGTGTTTACCGAGGTTAAAGGGGTGGAAACATTTGCCGGTGATTTTTATATTCAATACATAAGGGCTGAAGGTCAAAAAGAAGAGATACAGATAACACCTGCCATGTATTCAAAATTAAAGGGACCTTATAACCGGCGAAACGTTTATGGAGCCGCGATCTCCTACGGGCCTATTCTCAGGAAAGAGATCTGGGGATCGGTTTTTGATTATGGTTTCTGCAAGAAAACAATTATCAAAGAAATGGGATTACCCGCAAACGGAACAGATTATGCCATAAAAATAAGAACAAAAACAGCGGGCCGGGATGATGTGTGGACACTAACACCTGTATGCGCCAATGTAATTAAGGTAAGAGGAATGTGACCTAATGACAAGCCCGAAGGGCTTGAATTTTAATAACCCCCGATGAAATCGGGGGTTATTAAAGTGAGAGGAGTCCCAACCCTGAAAGGTTTGAATATGTTGATATAAAAGACATTCAACCCGCCTGAGGCGGGTTGGAAAATTGTTTTTGACGTTTTTCCTCCGGTTTAACCGGAGGTTATTAAAATTGAAGCCCTTCGGGCTTAGCTTAATGACATAGCCAGTATGCGCCAATTGAAAACCTACTCAGCATATCAGTTTTCGTTTTTCAGGATCATACTGGGTGTTTACCTGTTCATCCATTTTGTAATGCTGTTTCCCTATGCTGTCGAAATGTGGAGCAATGCCGGATTAATGCCTGATGCAAGTCTCAACCTTACACATGGATTTTTTCCGAATATATTAAATAGCTCCGATTCGCCATTTGCAGTTCAACTTCTTGTGTTACTATTGATCGTATGTTCCCTGTTGTTCACATTCGGTATTCAACGGCCCATTGCCGCTTTTGTGCTGTGGTATGGCTGGGTTTGTTTGTTCGATCGCAACAACCTTATCAGCAACCCGGGTCTTCCGTTTATCGGGTGGATCTTATTGTGCTGCATTGTAGTTCCGAAAGGTGAGCCGCTCTCGTTGTTTACAAAGAAAAATGAAAACTGGTCTTTTCCTCCCATATTATTTTGGGGCGCATGGATCATAATGTCTGTTGGCTATACCATCAGCGGGTTCGATAAGCTTCATTCGCCCAGCTGGAGAGACGGCAGCGCTATTATTCATTTACTTAATAATCCGCTTGCCCGGGATTGGGGCCTGAGGACTTTCTTTTTGTCTTTCCCTCAAGGTATTCTGCATTTTTTAACCTGGGGAATACTTTTGCTGGAAATGACTTTTTTACCCTTCGCCATCTGGAAAAAAACACGAATGTGGATATGGCTGTTCACAATCATTATGCATGCTGGCATTCTGCTGATTGTTGACTTTGCCGACCTTACATTCGGAATGCTGATGATACATTGGTTTACGTTTGACGGATCATGGATCAAACCGATAAAAGTATCCGAGCAGAATAACTTTGTTTTCTTTGACGGCGTATGTGGCCTGTGCAATTCGTTCGTTGATTTTTTATTAAAGGAAGACAAGGATGAAGTATTACTTTATGCACCATTGCAGGGAGAAACGGCCCCGGTATATTTAAATAATATCGATACATCAGATTTGAAGACTGTTGTTTTTTTCAGCGATGGAAAAGTATTCACCAGGTCGGACGCGATCATAGAAATTTTGAAAAGTATGGGCGGTATTTGGGGGCTGGCTCCTGTTCTCAGGATCTTTCCAAGGGTATTGCGCGATTATGTTTATTCTGTTATTTCTAAGAACAGGATCAAATGGTTTGGGCAAAAGGAAACGTGTCGGATGCCCACGGAAAAGGAAAGAGGGAGGCTGTGGAGATAGGAATATTCAATGCATTAGTATCCACTAAATAATTATCACATGTTGAATAAATTAAGCGCGCTGTTTTTTCTGGTTATCAATTTAAATACCGGGGGTTTTTCACAAGGTTGGATAAAACTGACTACTACAGGTTCAATTACTGCACGAAGCAATGCTTCTGCGATTTATATCCCGGTTAAAAATAAAATGTATGTTTTTGGCGGCAGCACTTCCGGTGGAAAGGTAAATGAATTGTGGAGCCTCGATCTGAATTCCAATAACTGGACTCTGATTCCATCCAAATCCTCAAAATCACCTGTCGCTCGTTATACTCAGATAGCCATGTATGATACTATTATGGATCGTATGCTTATCTGGTCGGGACAAGGGGCGGCTTTGTATAACGATGTTTGGGCTTTTAATTTTACTGATAGCACCTGGCAGGAACTATTTGCGGATGGAAATGTTTCGGGTGCACCTCTAAAGCGATATGGCACCGCAACAATTTTTGATCCGATTAAACGCGACATAATTAATTTTGCAGGCTTTACTACATCGGGCCGGTTTGATGATACGTGGTCATTTAATGTTGATACGATGAAATGGATGGATAAAACCAATTCTTTTTTTCCTTTGAAACGATGTCTTACTTCACAGAGTTTCGCAGCCGACAGGCGGCAAATGATTGTATATGGAGGCCAAAGCACAGGTAACCTGGATGATATATGGACACTTGATTTGGATAGTTATAGTTGGACCAATCCAGCTCCGACCTCAAAACCTATAGCGCGCCATTACCCTTCCAATGTTTACTGCGGAAAAGGTAATGTTGTTATTTTCGGTGGTAGTTATTTAGGCCAGGGAAATTTAGCGGGAGGAATGAACGACCTCTGGTCATTTTCTCTGGATAATAATAAATGGGACAGCATTCCTCAAGGATCAACAAAACCGGCTGAAAGGTTTGGCCATATTGCAGTTTATATTCCTTCCCAGGACAAAATGATAATCTATGGGGGAACAGGAGCCTCGCTTTATAATGACACATGGGAGTTCTCCGGTATATCAGCCGCAATTACATCGGCGAAAGAGATGGACGATCATCAATTTTTCCTGCAGATATATCCGAACCCCGGTTTTAGTGATGCAAAGATCGGATTTACTTTAAGTGAAAAGTTATTTGTTACACTTGCAATACATGATATTAAGGGCTGTGTTGTTGCAAGCCCGATAAACGGCCAGTTAAATGAAGGAAAGCACATCATTGATCTTAACAATTATCAATTAGTGCCGGGAGTTTACTTTGTTTCACTTAACACTCCGAAAGGTAATAGAGTAATGAAATGGATAAAGACTAAAGAATAAAATTTCGGACAGAAATATGTAAAATAGTTTGCGGTATAATACCGATCGAAAGAAAAATTGTTTTAATTTATACTAAAATATATCGAGCATCGGTATTAAAGCCGTATATGCCGAGTCTCAAGACCCTTGAAATCAAGTTCCCTCGGTATAAAAATAAATAATTTATTTACCTACAATAAACTTACCTGTTTGTGTCTGTTTCCCGTTTTTATCATTTAAGGAGTAAAAATATATTCCCGCATTCATATCGTTTGTTTGTAATAGCAGTTGGTTGGCTCCCGCAATTTGTTCGGTTCTTACAAGCTGACCCGATGCATTGTATATAACAATATTTGTTACTGTTGAGTTCGCGTCGAATGAAAAGTAAACAGGCTGGTTAACAGCAGGGTTAGGATAAACGTTAAGTGCTTTAGCTGCATTTAATTCTTTAACAGAAGAAGGCAGCAAAGTGAAATCGTAATAAGTTGCGCTCACAGACGCAGATTTAGAGGCAGGGCCTTCAAAATCAGCTGAAGCGACAGGGGCTTTTTGTGCAGCAGAGTACCAGGAATAAGTATCTGAAGTATCTTTAGGCCCCTCTCCGGAAAGAAGGGAGTATGTTCCTGAACCTGTGAAATCAACAAATATGCTATCGTAAGAATAACTGAATGTATGAACCCTTAAAGTATTTGAATATGTTCCTGCAGGTGTTTTTAGTGTGCCATATGCATCTGCAGTCAGGTTTTGTGTAACGCGGAGAATGAATTTGGCATTATACGTTCCATATTTGGTAAGAGCAACAATTCTTGACGTGTTAGACTTCGTGCTGTTATATGTAAATGGAGTGGGGAGAAAATACATATCAGGAGTATAGTCCATTTTGCCAAACCCGTATTTGGTTCCACTGTACATTCCGTCAAAATAAATTCCGGTTGTGTTCAATTCAAAAAATTGAGCCATAGAGTCTACAGCGCTGTATTGTGCCAGATCAGCAGTAGGAAAATTGCTGCCCCATCCATTAGGAACAGAAGCAGGTGTCATAAAACTGGTGAAAGAGGTATCATCAATTACATAATACCCTGTTGAATAATCCCAGTTTAAATTGGCTCCCCCTGCAGTAACGGCATGCATGCCTGCGCGGTTATCACTAAGTTCAGCCCATTTTGAAGTAAGAGTCGGAAAATCGGCTGAAGTAATGGTTGGTTGTGCCAGCAATGCAGAAGAAGCGCATGCAGCAACAATAGATACAAATAGAGTAATTTTTTTCATGCGATAAAGTTTTAGGTTGTTTTGCAAATATATGAAATCTAGAACAAGAGGCAAGATCCTAAACCCTATGAGGGTGTACGACAAAATTTCCTCTATATAATCTTTTGGTGGGATTTGGCGCTTTGGTGTTTTGGTGGTTTCCTTTTTTGTCCCCAACCGCCAGGGATACCATCCGCGATTATAAAATAGTCTGTGCTATAATACCGATCGGGAGAGAAAAATTATTCGAATTTAGACTAAAACACATACAGTTTCTAAAATCTTGTGGTACACTTTTCGTAATTCGGCCTGGCCGGCTTATTTGTCTTTTTGGAGAAAAGACGTGTTGCTTTCTTTTTAAACCAGTGTGAGCGTGTTTTGTTGGATTCAACTTTGGTGCTTCCGTTTTCCTTGTTTTTTACAACTTGTTCCTTTTGTTCCGGAGTAGGAGAAACGGCCGGTCCATTGACAGTTTCAATAATTTTTTGTTCAGGCATTAAAACCTGTTCAGGAGTGTTATTGGCAGGTACTATTTCTTTTTTTTCCGGATCAGTTTGTTGGGTTGGTTCCGCAGTTGTGCTTCCTTCAGGGATGTCATTATATTTTTTAATTGTTTCGGTTTTGTTTTGTTCAGATTTGTTCGGGAACAGGTTATACCGTTTACGGGCATAGAAATCATTTTTCGCTGCAGCTCTTTGTCCGGTATTATTTGCGGAGACGTCTGTTTTACTCAGCATTTTCGCATACGCTAAATATGGATTATTGGTCTCTGTTTTCTTCCCCTGGGTTTTTCGCATATATTCCAGAAAATCGCCGCGATCATTCTGTTTACGCGTATTCCAACTGGGACAATCCGCGGCAGTAGAAACGGGCTTATTGACTCTGCCGGTTCCGTTATCCTGTGCAACACACAAAACAGGCAATCCTGCAAGAGTAATAATTTGTATGTATTTGAGAAGCCCCATTACTTAAATGTAAGACATATTTAAGCATAACGCAATTATTGTGCCGTTGGTATATGGGAGGGTGAACTGTTTAAAATTTATCTATTTGAAATGTTATATGTCGCCCCTACAGGGCTTTAAAAATTATTTATTTTTTTCTACCAAGATTCCATCCCTACGGGATTTTAATAGCTCCGTTAGGAGCGAAATCTTGGTAGAAAATTAATAACATTTATTTTATATGAAATTTAAACAGTCTCTAAAAAGAATTAAGTTTCTCCTTATCTTCGGGGGAGATGGGTTATTTCGCCCATTCCTAAATATGCAGTTGAATGGAAATCAATGAAAATGTCTCATGATATCGCCATGCAATTGAACAAAGCCGCCCTAAAATTTTAGTGAAAAAATTTATAAATGGACGTCTTTAAATGATTTAAATTTTTTGTATTTCCAAAATGGCGGGTGCTTGATCTTTGACTTCGCCATTTGTTTTTTAAGGTCGTCTTCGAGTTTTTTCTTCAGGTCTTTGAATCCTTTGATGGATATTTTCCCACCTCCATACTCATCCATGTTGTCGTCGCCATGCTCGCCTAAATCTGAGCAAATTAGAGCGATACAAAAGTGCTGAACGGCTAGTAAGTCTGTTTTATCCTTGGTTTTTTCTTTGTTCTTTTCAAGCTTTTTGTAAGTCTCATAAGGTTCATCCATAGCGGTTACGTAGGCTTGTGCTAAATGTTTTTCAACCGGCATTTCAGGCAGAGCATCCTTAAAGAATTTTGTTTTTTTAAACTCGACAAAACGTGGATCGGTGTTCAAAAATGAATGCATAACTGTCATTGTCACACGATCGATACGAAAAATCGTCGACAAATAAAATCCGGCTTTTTCAAAATCTTTATTTTCTACGCAATGGATTAAAGCACTCATCACTTCTGTGGCAACTCGCCCGCTTTCCGAAGAATTAATTGTTTTGCAATCAGCAATCATTTTGTCAATTTTGGAATAATCTGGCCCACTCTTATTCTTGAGTGAAAATTGAGCTTCCATTTTATTTGCAAGATCTTTGAGTTTTGGATCATCGTTGGCTAATTTTATGAGACCGGTGAGGACCTCCGCATAATCATCAGGTTGATCAATCGCAATACTGAACACATATTCGATAGGATTGCTTAAGATATATGCGGGAGAGAGTTTAACCTTTCCAATTTTACTGGCATCTTCTGCAAATTTAATCGCTTTTTCAAAGTTTTCAGTCCAAAAATAAATCCGAGGTATATAAATATTTAAATAGGTGACCAACTCTCCACCAAGATTTCGAATTTGATTTATATATTTAGGAGCCTCAGTATTTTCAAGAAGCACGAGTCCGTCCTCAGGGTAAGATTGCTCGGCGTCTTCTAAATCTCGAATCCATTTTCTCAATTCTTCTGTTGTGTATATTTTTTCTGCTTCCATAGAACCTCCGATGTTTAAAAATTTCAATTTTATGCTATTAAAGATAAGTTTATTTTGCGTATTAAAATGGTTTTTCCATCCCAATATGCAGCAAGGCATCACCAACATGCACAACAGGTTGATTATTGATGCCGATAATAAATCCATCGTCAGGCGCAACCAGTTTAATTTCACTTCTGTTGTATGGGTCGCTGATAATGCCGATCACCTCATCTTTTTCAAAGAACGCTCCGAATTTTTTTTCTGTACGGAATAGCCCTGCTTCCTGTGCACGCATCCACCTGTCTTTACCAATAATAATAGTGTGCGGTACGGACATCTCGCCGGCGATCATGCTCAGGTTTTTTAAGAAACGGAGACATCCGCTAAGTCCTTCGTTAATAGCTGTGTTGTTAAAACGTAATGATTCACCTGCTTCAAAAACCAAAATACTTTTTCCCTGTTTAGCGGCCTCCATTCGGAACGAGCCTTCACGATACGGTGCATTGATGATAAAAGGAGGAGCGAATAATTTTGCCAGTTCAATATTTTTAGGTTCATCGAATACACAGCGCAGCTGCGGATAGTTATTTATTTTAGCGCCTCCGGTATGGAAATCGACCCCAAAATCGATCACCGATAATATATTGTGAATAATGTCGTGCGCGATGCGGCTTCCGAGTGAACCGCTTCTGGTTCCGGGGAAGCAGCGGTTAAGGTCACGCCCATCGGGCAGATCGCGTTGGTTAAAAATAAATGAAACAACATTGAAAACCGGAATGGCTATAATAGTTCCGCACAGAGGTTTTTGTATGTCTTCTCTTTTTATAAGCTGTCGTATTGTTTCGATACCATTGGTTTCTTCACCATGCATCCCTGCGCTGAGCAGAACAGTCGGTCCGTCATTAACTGAACGAAAAACATAAGCAGGGGTCTCAATTATACTTTGACTGGGTAGCTCACACTTGCTGAAAACAACCTGTTTGCTTTCGCCGGGCGCTATTATTGTTCCGTTAATTACAATGTCTTTGGCCATAATTAAAAATAACTTATATCAGGTAAGATGTTGTAAAATCGTATTTAGCTCTTCGACAGAAAAATCATTTTCATAAAATCGTTTAAATACCGCTCGTTTTAATTCGGTTGGAGTTATATCGGGATTCTCGTTTTTTATTGAACACTCAACAAGTTTCCGGCCTTCTTCGATCATTTCAATACCCAAGCGGAAGCGCTCCTCTTCGGTTTTTTTCATCCAGATATTATGCTGAATAAGTAATATTTCGGGGGAAGTATCCTGCATTTATACTAGATTATAGGTGAGTAATTTTAATTTTGCAGACCAATCTGAAATATATTTTTTATCGAGAGCCTTGTGATTTAGCAATGCTCTCAAATCGCTCATTTGCATATCACTTGGAGTTGATTGTATCCAGATAATTTTTGAAATAAAAAGATCTTCCGGAGATACGATCCAAGCCTTAAAATCGAAAATGGGTTTGTATACTTTTCGCCGGAATTCTTCATTCCGGAAATCACTTTCTTTCTTAATGATAAAATCTATTTTATATCCACTATTCTGATCGATAACATTAAACATTCCCTTTTT
Proteins encoded:
- a CDS encoding T9SS type A sorting domain-containing protein, translating into MKKITLFVSIVAACASSALLAQPTITSADFPTLTSKWAELSDNRAGMHAVTAGGANLNWDYSTGYYVIDDTSFTSFMTPASVPNGWGSNFPTADLAQYSAVDSMAQFFELNTTGIYFDGMYSGTKYGFGKMDYTPDMYFLPTPFTYNSTKSNTSRIVALTKYGTYNAKFILRVTQNLTADAYGTLKTPAGTYSNTLRVHTFSYSYDSIFVDFTGSGTYSLLSGEGPKDTSDTYSWYSAAQKAPVASADFEGPASKSASVSATYYDFTLLPSSVKELNAAKALNVYPNPAVNQPVYFSFDANSTVTNIVIYNASGQLVRTEQIAGANQLLLQTNDMNAGIYFYSLNDKNGKQTQTGKFIVGK
- a CDS encoding succinylglutamate desuccinylase/aspartoacylase family protein; translation: MAKDIVINGTIIAPGESKQVVFSKCELPSQSIIETPAYVFRSVNDGPTVLLSAGMHGEETNGIETIRQLIKREDIQKPLCGTIIAIPVFNVVSFIFNQRDLPDGRDLNRCFPGTRSGSLGSRIAHDIIHNILSVIDFGVDFHTGGAKINNYPQLRCVFDEPKNIELAKLFAPPFIINAPYREGSFRMEAAKQGKSILVFEAGESLRFNNTAINEGLSGCLRFLKNLSMIAGEMSVPHTIIIGKDRWMRAQEAGLFRTEKKFGAFFEKDEVIGIISDPYNRSEIKLVAPDDGFIIGINNQPVVHVGDALLHIGMEKPF
- a CDS encoding nucleotidyl transferase AbiEii/AbiGii toxin family protein encodes the protein MIQELLKYTCGQLEKKNIEYMLSGSIAMTIYATPRFTRDIDIVINLKKEDLNSFLSIFTDTFYINSKTVLAEIEKKGMFNVIDQNSGYKIDFIIKKESDFRNEEFRRKVYKPIFDFKAWIVSPEDLFISKIIWIQSTPSDMQMSDLRALLNHKALDKKYISDWSAKLKLLTYNLV
- a CDS encoding sterol desaturase family protein is translated as MIIYIIAIGISLMILERIIPDQKLPHVKGWWTRVIILNICQIGVIFLGKVSWDTWFQGRSLVHLPASLNEPEGGFIAYLVLTFVFYWWHRWRHTINILWLLMHQVHHSPQRIETITSFFKHPLEIICNSIIIGLVNFSLLGLSMEAAAWCILYSALGEYVYHMNIKTPHWMGYIFQRPEMHRIHHERNRHFNNFSDIPLWDMLFGTFENPKTNDKPCGFKPEREEKLVEMLLFKNVNNQYTSTKNK
- a CDS encoding T9SS type A sorting domain-containing protein, which gives rise to MLNKLSALFFLVINLNTGGFSQGWIKLTTTGSITARSNASAIYIPVKNKMYVFGGSTSGGKVNELWSLDLNSNNWTLIPSKSSKSPVARYTQIAMYDTIMDRMLIWSGQGAALYNDVWAFNFTDSTWQELFADGNVSGAPLKRYGTATIFDPIKRDIINFAGFTTSGRFDDTWSFNVDTMKWMDKTNSFFPLKRCLTSQSFAADRRQMIVYGGQSTGNLDDIWTLDLDSYSWTNPAPTSKPIARHYPSNVYCGKGNVVIFGGSYLGQGNLAGGMNDLWSFSLDNNKWDSIPQGSTKPAERFGHIAVYIPSQDKMIIYGGTGASLYNDTWEFSGISAAITSAKEMDDHQFFLQIYPNPGFSDAKIGFTLSEKLFVTLAIHDIKGCVVASPINGQLNEGKHIIDLNNYQLVPGVYFVSLNTPKGNRVMKWIKTKE
- a CDS encoding DUF393 domain-containing protein — encoded protein: MRQLKTYSAYQFSFFRIILGVYLFIHFVMLFPYAVEMWSNAGLMPDASLNLTHGFFPNILNSSDSPFAVQLLVLLLIVCSLLFTFGIQRPIAAFVLWYGWVCLFDRNNLISNPGLPFIGWILLCCIVVPKGEPLSLFTKKNENWSFPPILFWGAWIIMSVGYTISGFDKLHSPSWRDGSAIIHLLNNPLARDWGLRTFFLSFPQGILHFLTWGILLLEMTFLPFAIWKKTRMWIWLFTIIMHAGILLIVDFADLTFGMLMIHWFTFDGSWIKPIKVSEQNNFVFFDGVCGLCNSFVDFLLKEDKDEVLLYAPLQGETAPVYLNNIDTSDLKTVVFFSDGKVFTRSDAIIEILKSMGGIWGLAPVLRIFPRVLRDYVYSVISKNRIKWFGQKETCRMPTEKERGRLWR